The following are encoded together in the Gordonia insulae genome:
- a CDS encoding SDR family NAD(P)-dependent oxidoreductase codes for MQLKDNTFFVTGGASGLGEATASALVGAGARVVIADLAASDGAATAERLGDAAVFAPVDITDADSLGPALDAAEKFGPLRGVVHCAGRGGDRLRILTKEGEPNDLDSFRNIIEINLIGTYNVLRTAAARMARNEVIDGERGSIVLTASVAAFDGQIGQTAYTASKAAVHGITLVAARDLASQGIRVNTIAPGTFDTPMLARLRDDIREGLAAGVPFPKRLGRAEDYAGMALALLENGYTNGETIRVDGAIRMPPR; via the coding sequence ATGCAACTCAAAGACAACACATTCTTCGTGACCGGAGGCGCGTCCGGTCTCGGCGAGGCGACGGCTTCCGCGCTCGTCGGTGCGGGCGCGCGCGTCGTCATCGCCGACCTCGCTGCCTCCGATGGCGCGGCCACCGCCGAGCGCCTCGGCGACGCCGCCGTCTTCGCCCCGGTCGACATCACCGACGCGGACTCGCTGGGACCCGCCCTCGATGCGGCCGAGAAGTTCGGTCCGCTACGCGGGGTCGTCCATTGCGCGGGCCGCGGCGGCGATCGTCTTCGTATCCTCACCAAGGAAGGCGAACCGAACGATCTCGACAGCTTCCGCAATATCATCGAGATCAACCTCATCGGTACCTACAACGTGCTGCGCACCGCGGCGGCGCGGATGGCGCGCAACGAGGTGATCGACGGTGAACGCGGCTCCATCGTGCTGACGGCCTCGGTCGCGGCGTTCGACGGCCAGATCGGGCAAACCGCGTACACCGCGTCGAAGGCCGCCGTGCACGGCATCACCCTGGTCGCTGCGCGTGACCTCGCCAGTCAGGGGATCCGGGTCAACACGATCGCCCCCGGTACGTTCGACACCCCGATGCTTGCCCGGTTGCGCGACGACATCCGCGAAGGTCTGGCCGCCGGCGTCCCGTTCCCGAAGCGTCTCGGTCGCGCCGAGGACTACGCCGGGATGGCACTCGCGCTGCTGGAGAACGGTTACACCAACGGCGAGACCATTCGGGTGGACGGCGCGATCCGGATGCCTCCGCGATGA
- a CDS encoding crotonase/enoyl-CoA hydratase family protein: protein MSASTEPEVLVEADAGILTITINRPQQRNAMSLSAATAIAEALTRLDDDPELSVAILTGSGGTFCAGMDLKRFRLGERPVVAGRGFGGLVEAPPAKPLIAAVEGWALGGGFEMVLACDLVVAGAGAKFGLPEVKRGLAARAGGIFRAPRVLPRAVALEMLLTGEPISARDAHTHGLINRVVDDGSAIAVARTLAASISSNAPLAVRASKALALAARTWTDEESFERQPAYTDPVFASADAAEGAAAFAERRAPRWQGA, encoded by the coding sequence ATGAGCGCCTCGACCGAACCGGAGGTTCTTGTCGAGGCCGACGCCGGAATCCTCACGATCACCATCAACCGGCCGCAGCAGCGCAACGCCATGTCGCTCTCGGCAGCGACTGCCATCGCCGAGGCGCTGACCCGACTCGACGACGACCCCGAACTCTCGGTCGCGATCCTCACCGGAAGCGGCGGAACATTCTGCGCCGGTATGGATCTGAAGCGTTTCCGACTGGGCGAACGCCCCGTCGTTGCGGGTCGTGGATTCGGCGGCCTCGTCGAGGCCCCGCCCGCCAAGCCACTGATCGCCGCTGTCGAGGGCTGGGCGCTGGGTGGCGGATTCGAGATGGTTCTGGCCTGCGACCTCGTGGTGGCCGGCGCCGGCGCGAAGTTCGGACTGCCGGAGGTCAAGCGGGGTCTGGCGGCCCGTGCCGGCGGCATCTTCCGGGCGCCGCGGGTTCTTCCCCGCGCTGTCGCATTGGAGATGCTGCTCACCGGCGAACCGATCAGCGCCCGGGACGCACACACGCACGGTCTGATCAATCGCGTCGTCGACGACGGCAGTGCGATCGCGGTGGCTCGCACCTTGGCCGCATCGATCAGCTCGAACGCGCCGCTGGCGGTCCGCGCCAGCAAAGCGCTGGCCCTCGCCGCACGAACCTGGACCGACGAAGAGTCGTTCGAGCGCCAGCCTGCCTACACCGACCCCGTGTTCGCCTCGGCCGACGCTGCCGAAGGCGCAGCGGCCTTCGCGGAACGTCGCGCGCCGCGCTGGCAAGGAGCCTGA
- a CDS encoding NADPH:quinone oxidoreductase family protein: MRAVRCETHGDPDLLVVRDIPDPVAGPGEVLVGIEAASVNYPDVLIAADKYQVSVPTPFTAGSEFAGRVLGAGADVDGLVVGDAVMGTAFGGAFAEKIAVPATALSPVPEGLDLVHAAAFNVTYRTAYHSLTTFGDVRAGDWVVVLGAAGGVGTACIDVATRLGARVIAAVSTPDRAQECRDLGAAEAIVYGEENLKERIKEITGGGADVVIDPVGGAYSEQALRAIRWGGRFVVLGFAQGDIPRIPLNLILLKGAVLRGFEIRTLAQHLPEAVERGRREIARLVAQGMTPHVSEIHALDEAPKALARVAERQTTGKVVIDTTR; encoded by the coding sequence ATGAGAGCAGTACGATGCGAGACCCACGGCGATCCCGACCTGCTGGTCGTCCGCGACATACCCGATCCCGTCGCCGGTCCCGGTGAGGTCCTCGTCGGGATCGAGGCGGCCTCGGTGAACTACCCTGACGTCCTGATCGCAGCCGACAAGTATCAGGTGAGCGTCCCGACACCGTTCACGGCGGGCAGCGAATTCGCCGGCAGAGTGCTGGGGGCAGGGGCCGATGTCGATGGTCTGGTGGTTGGCGACGCGGTGATGGGCACCGCGTTCGGCGGTGCGTTCGCCGAGAAGATCGCGGTGCCGGCGACCGCGTTGTCGCCGGTGCCCGAGGGCCTGGACCTGGTCCATGCGGCGGCGTTCAACGTCACCTACCGGACCGCCTACCACTCGCTGACGACCTTCGGCGACGTACGGGCGGGCGACTGGGTCGTGGTCCTGGGTGCGGCCGGCGGCGTGGGCACCGCGTGTATCGACGTCGCCACCCGCCTCGGCGCGCGCGTGATCGCGGCGGTGTCCACGCCGGATCGGGCACAGGAGTGTCGTGACCTCGGCGCGGCCGAGGCCATCGTCTACGGAGAAGAGAACCTCAAGGAACGGATCAAGGAGATCACCGGTGGCGGTGCCGATGTGGTGATCGATCCGGTTGGTGGTGCCTACTCGGAGCAGGCGCTGCGCGCGATCAGGTGGGGAGGGCGGTTCGTGGTGCTGGGATTCGCGCAGGGCGACATTCCACGCATCCCGCTGAACCTGATCCTCCTCAAAGGTGCGGTCCTTCGAGGGTTCGAGATCAGGACGCTCGCGCAGCACCTGCCGGAGGCGGTGGAACGAGGGCGTCGGGAGATCGCACGCCTCGTCGCGCAGGGCATGACGCCGCACGTCTCGGAAATCCATGCGCTCGACGAGGCTCCAAAGGCGCTGGCGCGCGTCGCGGAACGTCAGACCACGGGCAAGGTGGTCATCGACACCACTCGCTGA
- a CDS encoding SDR family NAD(P)-dependent oxidoreductase, translating into MTNHFDLSGKVALVTGGSRGLGREMVLAFAEAGADVVITSRKAEACEDVAREVEALGRKALPVSCHIGKWDEIDALVEKAYEVFGKVDVLVNNAGMSPVAPSSAETSEELFDKVIGVNFKGPFRLTSLVGERMAAGEGGSIINVSSSGALFPQPRFGPYSGAKAALNAVAGAFSREYGPTVRVNTISAGPFLTDISKAWAPEKRETTQSAIGRPGRPEEIVSTALYLASPASSYTTASLIRVDGGLY; encoded by the coding sequence ATGACCAATCATTTTGATCTGTCCGGAAAAGTTGCACTCGTCACCGGTGGTAGCCGTGGCCTCGGCCGCGAGATGGTGTTGGCGTTTGCCGAGGCCGGTGCCGACGTCGTCATCACCAGCCGCAAGGCCGAGGCCTGCGAGGACGTGGCTCGCGAGGTCGAGGCACTCGGCCGCAAAGCGCTCCCGGTGAGCTGTCACATCGGTAAGTGGGACGAGATCGACGCGCTCGTCGAGAAGGCATACGAGGTGTTCGGCAAGGTCGACGTCCTGGTGAACAACGCGGGTATGTCGCCGGTTGCGCCATCGTCGGCCGAAACCAGCGAAGAGCTGTTCGACAAGGTCATCGGCGTCAATTTCAAAGGGCCGTTCCGCTTGACGTCGTTGGTCGGTGAACGCATGGCGGCCGGTGAGGGCGGCTCGATCATCAACGTGTCGTCGTCGGGTGCACTGTTCCCGCAACCCCGATTCGGTCCGTACTCGGGTGCCAAGGCGGCCCTCAACGCGGTGGCCGGCGCGTTCTCCCGTGAATACGGTCCCACCGTCCGCGTGAACACCATCTCGGCGGGCCCGTTCCTGACCGACATCTCCAAGGCGTGGGCCCCGGAGAAGCGGGAGACCACGCAGAGCGCGATCGGGAGACCGGGCCGGCCCGAGGAGATCGTCTCGACAGCGCTGTACCTGGCCAGCCCGGCGTCGAGCTACACCACGGCGTCGCTGATCCGCGTCGACGGCGGACTGTACTGA
- a CDS encoding TetR/AcrR family transcriptional regulator, which translates to MTDAVCVPGDVPPVIPGGRQLRRIPKPRRQASYDDEVKLLIRAAQAVMVRKGRTEQPRLAEIVREAGMSNQAFYRHFRSRDDVIVATYEQGLLAIHEYLEHQVRKAPDLESRLVAWIDGVLAQIRDPELSELSRAVIWNVEQIARTKSEIRPVGHERIAGLLGSVLADGGVVEPERTALFIHTLVMGLTTTYMTSGEPPTDQAHEHLLAFCLSGAIGSTPTPTAPAAACPDPSTDK; encoded by the coding sequence ATGACCGACGCGGTATGCGTGCCCGGTGACGTCCCACCGGTGATCCCGGGTGGTCGTCAGCTCCGCCGCATACCGAAGCCCCGCCGGCAGGCCTCCTACGACGACGAGGTCAAGCTCCTGATTCGTGCGGCGCAAGCGGTGATGGTTCGTAAGGGGCGAACCGAGCAGCCCAGGCTTGCCGAGATCGTCAGGGAAGCAGGTATGTCGAATCAGGCCTTCTATCGACATTTCCGTAGTCGTGACGATGTCATCGTCGCCACCTACGAGCAGGGGTTGCTCGCGATCCACGAATACCTCGAGCACCAGGTGCGCAAGGCGCCCGACCTCGAGAGTCGACTCGTAGCCTGGATCGACGGAGTGCTCGCGCAGATCCGGGATCCGGAGCTCTCGGAGCTCAGTCGGGCGGTCATCTGGAACGTCGAGCAGATCGCCCGCACGAAGAGCGAGATCCGGCCGGTCGGACACGAGCGCATCGCAGGTCTGCTCGGCTCGGTCCTGGCCGACGGTGGCGTGGTCGAACCCGAGCGGACCGCACTGTTCATCCACACCCTGGTGATGGGCCTCACCACGACCTATATGACATCGGGCGAACCGCCGACGGACCAGGCACACGAACACCTCCTGGCTTTCTGTCTGTCGGGCGCCATCGGCTCGACCCCGACCCCGACCGCGCCGGCAGCGGCGTGCCCCGATCCGTCAACCGACAAGTGA
- a CDS encoding CaiB/BaiF CoA transferase family protein produces MNSPAPLSGLRVVEFLGLGPAPFGCMMLADLGADVLTLRRPGTQLPALVRNRNTLEVDLKDAESLQEVRTAIAAADVLVEGFRPGVMERLGLGPADVMARNERLVYARMTGWGQSGPLASTAGHDINYIALSGALHSASRRGGVPTPPANLLGDFGGGAMYLVTAVLAAVYERDRTGEGSVLDVGILDGTTYLTSMLQEYRSAGRWSDEAGTNRLDTGAPYYDVYPCADGKFVAVGALEDPFFDVLLEVLGLEPELADGRADPPSWPALRERIAAAVSSRTRDEWEAVAAHTDACLTPVLSLAEAPDNAQVRARGILIEDGRGGWTPRVPIGYRTAAVGARELLYSWIDGQGGHNS; encoded by the coding sequence ATGAATTCTCCAGCGCCGCTGAGCGGGCTTCGGGTCGTGGAGTTCCTCGGGTTGGGGCCGGCACCGTTCGGCTGCATGATGCTGGCCGACCTCGGTGCCGATGTGCTGACGCTGCGCCGGCCCGGGACCCAACTCCCCGCACTGGTGCGCAACAGGAACACGCTGGAAGTCGACCTCAAGGACGCGGAGTCGCTGCAGGAGGTCCGGACCGCGATCGCCGCGGCCGACGTTCTGGTCGAGGGCTTCCGCCCGGGTGTCATGGAGCGACTCGGACTCGGGCCGGCCGATGTGATGGCCCGCAACGAACGTCTGGTGTACGCGCGCATGACCGGATGGGGTCAGTCCGGTCCGCTGGCGAGTACCGCCGGCCATGACATCAACTACATCGCGTTGTCGGGCGCTTTGCATTCGGCGTCCCGTCGCGGGGGTGTGCCGACACCGCCGGCGAATCTTCTGGGTGACTTCGGTGGCGGTGCCATGTATCTCGTGACCGCCGTGCTGGCGGCCGTGTACGAGCGCGATCGGACGGGCGAGGGGTCGGTACTCGATGTGGGCATCCTCGACGGCACCACGTATCTGACCTCGATGCTCCAGGAGTACCGTTCGGCCGGCCGCTGGTCGGATGAGGCCGGAACGAATCGGCTCGACACCGGAGCGCCGTACTACGACGTGTATCCCTGCGCCGATGGCAAGTTCGTCGCCGTCGGCGCGCTGGAGGATCCGTTCTTCGATGTGCTGTTGGAGGTTCTCGGCCTGGAACCGGAGCTCGCGGACGGGCGTGCAGACCCGCCGTCCTGGCCCGCACTTCGCGAGCGGATCGCCGCCGCGGTGTCGAGCCGCACCCGTGACGAATGGGAGGCCGTGGCCGCGCACACCGACGCCTGCCTGACCCCCGTGCTGAGCCTCGCGGAGGCGCCGGACAACGCGCAGGTCCGGGCGCGCGGAATCCTCATCGAAGACGGCAGGGGAGGCTGGACGCCGCGCGTGCCGATCGGGTACCGCACGGCCGCGGTTGGGGCCCGCGAGCTGCTCTATTCGTGGATCGATGGCCAAGGTGGCCACAACTCCTGA
- a CDS encoding acyl-CoA dehydrogenase family protein: MWDFQTDPEFQAKLDWAATFVREECEPLDLLFPHLGQPYNTENKAARAILAPLRERVKEQGLWACHLGPELGGQGYGQIKLALLNEVLGRSMWAPTVFGTAAPDTGNAEILAMFGTDAQKEQYLQPLLDGDIVSSFSMTEPQAGADPKEFICSARKDGDEWVISGEKWFSSNARYASFLIVMAVTDPDASPYRRMSMFVVPAETPGVEIIRNVSVMGDRDELDEGTHAYIRYNDVRVPSDAILGGPGQGFEVAQARLGGGRVHHAMRTVGKCQRALDMMGERALSRRTQGEVLAKKQLVQQFIADSAIELEQYRLLVLKTAWVIDTQPHGSARTYIAMCKVAMAKIYHDIIHRAIQLHGSLGSTVETPLHDYWHGVISMGLADGPTEVHKVAVARGVLANYEPTDALFPTEHIPTRLIAAKAKHAAILEEYGIA, from the coding sequence ATGTGGGATTTCCAGACAGACCCCGAGTTCCAGGCGAAGCTCGACTGGGCAGCCACTTTCGTCCGTGAGGAGTGTGAACCGCTGGACCTGCTGTTCCCGCACCTCGGCCAGCCCTACAACACCGAGAACAAGGCGGCCCGTGCGATTCTCGCCCCACTGCGGGAGCGAGTGAAGGAACAGGGTCTGTGGGCCTGCCACCTGGGCCCGGAGCTCGGCGGACAGGGCTACGGTCAGATCAAGCTCGCACTGTTGAACGAGGTGCTCGGCAGGTCGATGTGGGCGCCGACCGTCTTCGGTACCGCGGCCCCGGACACCGGCAACGCCGAGATCCTCGCCATGTTCGGCACCGACGCACAGAAGGAGCAGTACCTCCAGCCGCTGCTCGACGGTGACATCGTCTCGTCGTTCTCGATGACCGAACCCCAGGCGGGTGCCGATCCCAAGGAGTTCATCTGCTCGGCGCGCAAGGACGGCGACGAATGGGTCATCAGCGGTGAGAAGTGGTTCTCGTCCAACGCGCGGTACGCGTCGTTCCTGATCGTCATGGCGGTCACCGACCCCGACGCATCGCCGTACCGCCGCATGTCGATGTTCGTGGTGCCGGCGGAGACCCCCGGCGTGGAGATCATCCGGAACGTTTCCGTGATGGGGGACCGCGACGAACTCGACGAGGGTACGCACGCCTACATCCGCTACAACGACGTCCGCGTCCCGTCGGATGCGATTCTGGGTGGCCCCGGCCAGGGATTCGAGGTCGCGCAGGCCCGCCTCGGCGGCGGCCGCGTGCACCACGCGATGCGGACCGTCGGGAAATGTCAACGGGCACTGGACATGATGGGCGAGCGGGCGTTGTCGCGTCGCACCCAGGGCGAGGTCCTCGCGAAAAAGCAACTGGTGCAGCAGTTCATCGCCGACTCGGCGATCGAACTCGAGCAGTACCGCTTGCTGGTCCTCAAGACCGCGTGGGTCATCGACACCCAGCCGCACGGCTCGGCCCGCACGTACATCGCGATGTGCAAGGTCGCGATGGCGAAGATCTATCACGACATCATCCACCGCGCGATCCAGCTGCACGGTTCGCTCGGCTCCACTGTCGAGACACCGCTGCACGACTACTGGCACGGCGTCATCTCGATGGGTCTCGCCGACGGACCGACGGAGGTCCACAAGGTCGCCGTCGCCCGCGGCGTGCTGGCGAACTACGAACCGACCGACGCGTTGTTCCCGACCGAACACATCCCCACACGACTGATCGCGGCGAAGGCCAAGCACGCCGCCATTCTCGAGGAGTACGGAATCGCATGA
- a CDS encoding thiolase family protein has product MHVRDAVIVEAVRTPIGKRNGSLSGIHAVDLSALVLNELMSRTGVDPAIVDDVMWGCVTQLGDQSSNVARFATLAAGWPESVPAVTINRACGSGQQAIESAAHAVMSGRYDIAVAGGVETMSRVPLGAGRATGFPYGQTVLDRYDTDKLDQGMGAELIAQKWGLSRYALDEFASRSHQLAADAIDRGAFDAQLVGVHVGEADLDVDEGLRRGTSPEKLAKLKPSFQDDGVIHAGNASQISDGASAVLITTPEKAAELGLTPIVRLHSGSVVGADPVMMLTAPIPATEKVLARAGLRIDDIGAIEINEAFAPVPLAWQIEIGADPDRVNPLGGAIAVGHPLGATGAILTTKLVHHMRDQGIKYGLQTICEGGGTANATIYELVE; this is encoded by the coding sequence ATGCACGTACGAGACGCTGTCATCGTCGAGGCCGTCCGCACACCGATCGGTAAGCGCAACGGCTCGCTGAGCGGTATCCACGCGGTCGACCTGTCCGCGCTGGTCCTGAACGAGCTCATGTCGCGTACGGGTGTCGATCCCGCGATCGTCGACGACGTCATGTGGGGATGCGTGACTCAGCTCGGCGATCAGTCGAGCAATGTCGCACGATTCGCCACGCTGGCCGCCGGATGGCCCGAGAGCGTACCTGCGGTCACGATCAACCGCGCGTGCGGCTCGGGGCAGCAGGCCATCGAATCCGCCGCCCACGCCGTCATGTCGGGAAGATACGACATCGCCGTGGCCGGCGGCGTCGAGACCATGTCGCGGGTTCCGCTGGGTGCCGGCCGCGCCACCGGCTTCCCCTACGGACAGACGGTGCTCGACAGATACGACACCGACAAACTCGATCAGGGGATGGGCGCCGAGCTCATCGCGCAGAAGTGGGGCCTGTCCCGTTATGCGCTCGACGAGTTCGCCTCGCGCTCACACCAACTCGCGGCCGATGCCATCGATCGTGGTGCGTTCGACGCTCAGCTGGTGGGTGTCCATGTGGGCGAGGCGGATCTCGACGTGGACGAAGGTCTGCGGCGGGGCACCTCGCCCGAGAAGCTGGCCAAGCTGAAGCCGTCGTTCCAGGACGACGGCGTGATCCACGCGGGCAACGCCTCACAGATCTCGGATGGCGCCTCGGCCGTGCTGATCACGACACCGGAGAAGGCCGCCGAACTCGGACTCACCCCGATCGTGCGCCTGCACTCGGGGTCTGTGGTGGGCGCCGATCCGGTCATGATGCTGACGGCGCCGATTCCGGCGACCGAAAAGGTCCTCGCGCGAGCCGGTCTGCGTATCGACGACATCGGTGCGATCGAGATCAACGAGGCGTTCGCACCGGTGCCGCTCGCCTGGCAGATCGAGATCGGCGCAGATCCGGATCGGGTGAATCCGCTCGGCGGCGCGATCGCCGTCGGCCATCCGCTCGGGGCCACGGGCGCCATCCTGACCACCAAGCTCGTCCATCACATGCGTGACCAGGGCATCAAGTACGGGCTGCAGACCATCTGTGAGGGTGGTGGCACCGCCAACGCGACGATCTACGAACTGGTCGAATGA
- a CDS encoding phosphotransferase family protein produces MTTESAQSELLADISTRAAQAGRRWQSDLRVDNVRPLTGGTSSLTFVADITGGAGAESVVLKVAPPGLEPVRNRDVIRQGRVMQALQGVPGVAAPAVYFDDAGAPPFVAMQMVPGECVEPLLAEGRSTDEGTRAQTRARYLDAARMLAHLHSAVPADIGLADEPVVGLGAEIDRWTRAFETVPEDLRGDYEGCAKALCATMPAPAPPVVNHGDYRLGNTLCDGDRVTAIIDWEIWSVGDPRIDLTWLAYFTDEAGHPAAASDEPCGTPTIAEVTETYEGTLGRRVDDIEWFHALTRYKEAAATALLIKRARKRGGLSASFQKMEPALPGLLTEALTLVGY; encoded by the coding sequence ATGACCACGGAATCCGCGCAATCTGAACTGCTGGCCGACATCAGCACTCGCGCTGCGCAAGCCGGTCGGCGCTGGCAGTCCGACCTCCGGGTCGACAACGTCCGCCCCTTGACCGGCGGGACGTCGAGCCTGACGTTCGTCGCCGACATCACCGGTGGCGCCGGCGCCGAGTCGGTCGTCCTCAAGGTCGCACCTCCTGGCCTCGAGCCGGTCCGCAACCGTGACGTGATCCGCCAGGGCAGGGTCATGCAGGCGCTGCAGGGTGTACCCGGTGTCGCAGCGCCGGCCGTCTACTTCGACGACGCGGGCGCCCCGCCGTTCGTGGCGATGCAGATGGTGCCCGGGGAATGCGTGGAACCGCTTCTGGCCGAGGGACGCTCGACCGACGAGGGGACCCGGGCGCAGACCCGCGCACGGTACCTCGATGCGGCCCGCATGCTGGCTCACCTCCATTCCGCCGTGCCCGCCGACATCGGCCTCGCCGACGAGCCGGTGGTGGGCCTGGGTGCGGAGATCGACCGGTGGACAAGAGCTTTCGAGACTGTTCCGGAAGACCTTCGTGGTGACTACGAAGGCTGTGCGAAAGCTCTGTGCGCAACCATGCCGGCGCCCGCACCCCCGGTGGTCAACCACGGCGACTATCGCCTCGGGAACACGCTCTGCGACGGCGATAGGGTCACGGCGATCATCGATTGGGAGATCTGGTCCGTCGGCGATCCGCGCATCGACCTCACCTGGCTCGCCTACTTCACCGACGAAGCCGGCCATCCCGCAGCGGCATCCGACGAGCCGTGCGGTACACCGACCATCGCCGAGGTCACAGAGACCTACGAAGGGACGTTGGGCCGCCGGGTGGACGACATCGAGTGGTTCCACGCACTCACCCGCTACAAGGAAGCCGCCGCAACCGCGCTGCTGATCAAGCGCGCGCGTAAGCGGGGTGGGTTGAGCGCTTCCTTCCAGAAGATGGAGCCCGCGCTGCCGGGCCTGCTGACCGAGGCTCTGACGCTCGTCGGGTACTGA
- a CDS encoding acyl-CoA dehydrogenase family protein yields MPQPFYEDDHEHFRDVVREFVKREVVPNLDRWEEDRETGRDVWKAAGAHGVLGIRIAEELGGGGMKDYRFRCVVQEELAAVGAASLASGFSINEDIVASYLTTFGTDEQQRQWLPGMADGTVVASIAMSEPAAGSDLRGMKTTAVRDGDEWVITGAKTFITSGFSSDVVLAAARTGEHEGRPRLSLILVPTTTPGFSRGRKLRKLGLHAQDTAEIAFNDVRVPVTNLVGEEGRGFHHLTAQLPLERLSIAWRALCAAEAALEWTVKYTSERKAFGERIIDFQNTRFRLAEMTTEVDITRTFLEQSIHAYNDGTFDVTRGAKAKWWTTELQNRIVNGCLQLHGGYGYMDEYPISRAYADARVQTIVGGTTEIMKEIIGRDIAGRFPG; encoded by the coding sequence GTGCCTCAACCATTCTACGAGGACGATCACGAACACTTCCGCGATGTGGTCCGAGAATTCGTGAAACGAGAAGTCGTTCCGAATCTCGACCGGTGGGAAGAGGATCGCGAAACCGGCCGCGATGTCTGGAAGGCCGCCGGAGCGCACGGCGTCCTCGGCATCAGGATTGCCGAGGAGCTCGGCGGCGGCGGTATGAAGGACTACCGGTTCCGTTGCGTCGTACAGGAAGAACTCGCCGCGGTGGGCGCCGCATCGCTCGCATCCGGATTCTCGATCAACGAGGACATCGTCGCGTCGTATCTGACCACATTCGGGACCGACGAACAGCAGCGCCAATGGCTGCCCGGCATGGCCGACGGAACCGTCGTCGCGTCGATCGCCATGTCCGAACCCGCCGCCGGTAGCGATCTGCGCGGCATGAAGACCACCGCTGTGCGCGACGGCGACGAGTGGGTCATCACCGGCGCCAAGACATTCATCACCAGTGGATTCTCCTCGGATGTGGTTCTCGCGGCCGCCCGCACCGGCGAACACGAGGGCCGCCCCCGCTTGTCCTTGATCCTCGTCCCGACCACCACACCGGGATTCAGCCGTGGACGCAAACTCCGCAAACTCGGACTGCATGCGCAGGACACCGCGGAGATCGCGTTCAACGACGTCCGTGTACCGGTCACGAATCTGGTCGGCGAGGAAGGTCGGGGCTTTCATCACCTGACCGCGCAGCTTCCGCTCGAACGGCTCTCCATCGCCTGGCGCGCACTGTGCGCCGCCGAGGCTGCCCTGGAATGGACGGTCAAGTACACCAGTGAGCGAAAAGCGTTCGGCGAGCGGATCATCGATTTCCAGAACACCCGGTTCCGCCTCGCCGAGATGACGACAGAGGTCGATATCACGCGGACGTTCCTCGAGCAGTCCATTCACGCCTACAACGACGGCACGTTCGATGTCACGCGCGGAGCGAAGGCGAAGTGGTGGACGACCGAACTGCAGAACCGAATCGTGAACGGCTGCCTTCAATTGCACGGCGGATACGGGTACATGGACGAGTACCCGATCTCCCGTGCCTATGCTGATGCGCGCGTGCAGACGATCGTCGGTGGGACGACCGAGATCATGAAGGAGATCATCGGCCGCGACATCGCCGGCCGATTCCCCGGATAG